A stretch of the Actinomycetes bacterium genome encodes the following:
- a CDS encoding ANTAR domain-containing protein codes for MSTEDTVAPDPAPDRLVAGPSVDGQVVDHDIRIQQLQEALESHAVVDQARGVLMATHRIDADAAWALLVRVSSHQNIKVRTLAEAVVILVTSPVPAAPSPATTAAIRYLLPGSWSDGASR; via the coding sequence TTGTCCACCGAGGACACCGTCGCACCCGACCCTGCTCCTGACCGGCTCGTCGCCGGTCCCTCCGTCGACGGCCAGGTCGTCGACCACGACATCCGGATCCAGCAGCTCCAGGAGGCACTCGAGTCCCACGCCGTCGTCGACCAGGCCCGCGGGGTGCTCATGGCGACCCATCGCATCGACGCCGACGCCGCGTGGGCCCTGCTGGTCCGGGTGTCCAGCCACCAGAACATCAAGGTCCGGACCCTGGCCGAGGCGGTGGTCATCCTCGTGACCTCCCCGGTGCCGGCCGCCCCGTCGCCGGCGACGACCGCCGCGATCCGCTACCTGCTGCCGGGCAGCTGGAGCGACGGCGCCAGCCGCTGA